A stretch of the Candidatus Jettenia sp. AMX2 genome encodes the following:
- a CDS encoding ABC transporter transmembrane domain-containing protein, with protein sequence MNWQLALVSIAILPFYIMLNKYFKSQLTKTSKLAHQKMEEISGNVHEKLCGISIIQSYTREKAEEKHFF encoded by the coding sequence ATGAATTGGCAACTGGCGCTGGTTTCTATTGCAATCCTTCCTTTTTATATTATGTTAAACAAGTATTTCAAATCCCAGCTCACGAAAACCAGCAAGTTAGCCCATCAAAAGATGGAAGAGATATCCGGAAACGTTCACGAAAAACTCTGTGGTATTTCCATCATACAATCTTATACACGGGAGAAGGCAGAAGAAAAACATTTTTTTTAG
- a CDS encoding FtsX-like permease family protein has product MYILKLIFRNTFRHKLRTLLTILGVTIAILTFTILRTLVNAWYAGVEASSPARLITRNSISLTFHLPIAYKERISRTPGVKSVSYATWFSGIYISEKNFIPNFAIDPETFLGLYPEYLLPEDQKNAFLRDRTAAVAGRKVAERFNWKVGDTVPLTGTIYPGTWNFILRGIYDGAELDTDETQLFFHWEYLNEQLKKTASHRADHVGIYIIGITNPALASEVSEAIDNMFQNSLAETMTETEKSFQLGFIAMTEAIVVVIQLISFMVILIIMAVVANTMVMTERERIGEYAIMKALGFGGRHLAIIIFGESLVITMAGCIAGIALAFPAAGIFRELIGMYFPVFTISTLTILVDIATSIMVAMIAALFPASRAIQIRVAEGLRRIG; this is encoded by the coding sequence ATGTACATACTTAAACTTATTTTCCGAAATACTTTCCGCCATAAACTGCGAACCTTACTGACCATTTTGGGGGTAACCATTGCAATCCTCACCTTCACTATTTTAAGAACCCTGGTGAATGCCTGGTACGCGGGGGTAGAGGCCTCTTCACCTGCCCGCCTTATAACCAGAAACTCTATCTCTCTAACCTTTCACCTTCCTATTGCCTATAAAGAGAGAATCAGCAGGACTCCAGGAGTTAAGAGTGTATCGTATGCCACATGGTTCAGCGGTATTTATATTTCCGAAAAAAACTTCATACCCAATTTCGCCATTGATCCGGAAACATTTCTCGGTCTCTATCCTGAATATTTGCTGCCGGAAGATCAGAAAAATGCATTCCTTCGTGACCGGACCGCAGCCGTTGCCGGAAGAAAGGTTGCGGAGAGATTCAACTGGAAGGTCGGCGATACAGTACCATTAACAGGCACTATCTATCCCGGCACCTGGAACTTTATCTTGCGTGGTATTTACGACGGAGCGGAACTGGATACTGATGAAACACAATTATTTTTTCACTGGGAATACCTTAATGAGCAGCTGAAAAAAACAGCATCACACCGGGCAGATCATGTGGGTATCTATATCATAGGCATAACAAACCCTGCGCTGGCATCAGAGGTTTCTGAGGCGATTGACAACATGTTTCAGAATTCCCTTGCCGAAACTATGACCGAAACGGAGAAATCGTTCCAGCTTGGTTTTATTGCTATGACTGAAGCTATTGTAGTAGTAATACAACTTATCTCTTTCATGGTAATTCTCATCATCATGGCTGTAGTAGCGAACACTATGGTTATGACCGAACGGGAACGAATAGGAGAATATGCTATCATGAAGGCATTAGGGTTTGGCGGCCGGCATTTAGCAATCATTATATTTGGCGAGTCCCTTGTTATTACCATGGCGGGATGCATCGCCGGCATTGCACTCGCATTCCCCGCAGCAGGAATATTTAGAGAACTCATAGGCATGTACTTCCCGGTATTCACTATATCAACCCTTACAATCCTTGTTGATATAGCAACATCCATTATGGTTGCAATGATAGCGGCACTCTTCCCGGCAAGCCGTGCTATACAGATCAGGGTAGCCGAAGGGCTCAGGAGGATCGGATAG
- a CDS encoding ABC transporter permease: MRIPLTYSFRNLITRRITTGLTTSGMTLVVFVFATTLMLAEGLRKTLVNTGSYDNVLILRSASSTEIQSSIDRYQASVVETQPEIAIGEQGRRLIAKELSVIINLPKKRTEKPSHVTIRGIQEQSILLRPQVSLINGRFPKMGSSEIIVGESIARRFKGCNIGEKLRFAMRDWLVVGIFHAGNTAFSSEIWGDADQFMQAFRRPVYSSVTLRLRDPLEFDTLKERIENDPRLTLAAWRETVYYAEQSRVMTAFLSILGMSLTIMFSVGATIGAMITMYAAVANRTGEIGTLRALGFQRKSILAAFLVESVLMSSIGGFLGLAFSSFMQFFTISTVNWQTFSELAFSFTLTGKIIYKSVIFSLLMGLMGGCLPAYRAARMNIVDALVTR; this comes from the coding sequence GTGAGGATACCCTTAACGTACAGTTTTCGCAATCTTATTACGAGGCGCATTACCACCGGCCTGACAACCTCAGGAATGACGCTGGTCGTTTTTGTCTTTGCAACAACCCTTATGCTTGCAGAAGGACTCCGGAAAACCCTGGTCAATACCGGTTCGTATGATAATGTACTCATCCTCAGAAGTGCTTCCAGTACAGAAATTCAGAGTAGTATAGACAGGTATCAGGCCTCTGTTGTTGAAACGCAGCCTGAAATAGCAATCGGGGAACAGGGAAGAAGACTCATTGCGAAAGAGTTATCAGTCATTATTAACCTGCCCAAAAAAAGAACAGAAAAACCTTCCCATGTCACAATCAGAGGAATCCAGGAACAGTCAATTCTCCTGAGACCACAAGTAAGTTTAATTAATGGCCGTTTCCCTAAAATGGGTTCTTCGGAAATCATCGTGGGAGAAAGTATTGCCAGGAGATTTAAAGGGTGTAATATTGGTGAAAAACTCAGGTTCGCTATGAGGGACTGGTTGGTCGTTGGTATCTTTCATGCCGGTAATACGGCATTCAGTTCGGAAATATGGGGTGATGCCGACCAATTTATGCAGGCATTCCGGAGACCTGTGTATTCATCAGTCACATTGAGACTCCGTGACCCCCTGGAGTTTGATACCCTCAAAGAGCGAATTGAAAACGATCCGAGACTGACGCTTGCAGCTTGGCGTGAAACCGTATATTACGCTGAGCAATCGAGGGTCATGACCGCATTTCTCAGCATATTGGGCATGTCCCTGACCATAATGTTTTCGGTCGGTGCAACGATCGGGGCAATGATTACCATGTACGCTGCTGTAGCAAACCGTACCGGTGAGATCGGCACACTGCGGGCGCTTGGTTTTCAGCGTAAAAGTATCCTTGCTGCCTTTCTGGTGGAATCAGTGCTTATGAGTTCCATCGGTGGATTTCTCGGACTTGCTTTTTCCTCTTTTATGCAGTTTTTCACTATTTCCACCGTTAACTGGCAGACTTTTTCCGAGCTTGCATTTTCGTTTACACTGACCGGAAAAATTATTTACAAATCCGTTATCTTTTCCCTGCTGATGGGGCTCATGGGAGGATGCCTTCCTGCATATCGGGCAGCCAGAATGAATATCGTAGATGCGCTGGTGACAAGATAA
- a CDS encoding SLC13 family permease, which translates to MTNNQMLILAILFATVAMFLWGRWRHDMVAVGALLACVFTGLVSPQDSFVGFGHPAVITVACVLVLSRSLQTSGAIDVLARHVLPEHAGLTLSIAALTGLGALLSAFMNNVGALALLMPLAIKTAQRQDIPQGRTLMPLAFGSILGGMTTLIGTPPNLIVSSFRGQTEKGMFTMFDFTPVGIAVATTGVVFVALAGWRLVPVRKHAGIESFEFGTYITEARVPESSKAVGKTLREIDQILDETGTRVIGLVRNEVRLTTPSPRLVVCAGDILVIEAEAEDLANALSILGLQLEEAKQEKSDKDQQMKGNMLGNKVTREVMEVEEKKYKEEDTDTNVGVETTSLEEIVLMELVILPQSRLVGYSASDILLRTRYGINLLAVSRQGRRSMARLRSLTLKPGDLLLVQGSPEALAEFATNSGCVPLAERELHIPDRHKAIIAGLIMATAVGCAAVGLLPAAISFAAGVLASMALRTMAPRAVYEAIDWPVIVLLAALIPVAGAMETTGTADLVARFLIESVAHGHAVLVLVLILVVTMTLSDLINNAATAAVMCPIAIGTANALGMNADSFLMAVAIGASCAFLTPIGHQNNTLILGPGGFRFGDYWPLGLPMEILVVAVSIPMLLLIWPL; encoded by the coding sequence ATGACTAATAATCAGATGCTCATCCTGGCAATTCTGTTTGCGACCGTGGCAATGTTTCTGTGGGGCCGCTGGCGGCATGACATGGTTGCAGTGGGTGCGTTGTTAGCCTGCGTGTTTACGGGGTTGGTGTCGCCACAGGACTCCTTTGTTGGCTTTGGCCATCCGGCGGTTATTACGGTCGCCTGCGTGCTTGTGCTGAGCCGAAGTTTGCAGACATCCGGTGCCATTGATGTGCTTGCACGCCACGTGTTACCTGAACATGCGGGGCTGACCCTGAGCATCGCTGCTCTTACCGGACTCGGGGCACTACTCTCGGCATTTATGAATAACGTAGGTGCGCTGGCACTGCTGATGCCACTGGCAATCAAAACCGCCCAACGACAGGACATTCCCCAGGGGCGGACCCTGATGCCGCTGGCTTTTGGATCAATTCTGGGCGGGATGACCACGTTGATCGGTACACCTCCCAACCTGATCGTTTCCAGTTTTCGAGGTCAGACCGAAAAGGGAATGTTTACCATGTTCGACTTCACTCCGGTCGGAATCGCGGTGGCCACTACTGGTGTTGTGTTTGTCGCTCTAGCTGGCTGGAGGCTGGTGCCGGTACGCAAACATGCCGGCATCGAGAGTTTCGAGTTCGGGACATATATTACCGAAGCCCGGGTGCCAGAATCCAGCAAGGCGGTGGGTAAAACTCTCCGCGAGATCGACCAGATACTTGATGAAACCGGAACCCGTGTCATCGGTTTGGTGCGAAACGAGGTCAGGCTAACCACACCAAGCCCACGGCTGGTAGTGTGCGCCGGTGATATCCTGGTTATCGAGGCCGAGGCGGAAGATCTCGCCAATGCCCTGTCCATCCTCGGCCTGCAATTGGAAGAAGCCAAGCAGGAAAAATCTGACAAAGACCAACAGATGAAAGGAAATATGCTTGGGAATAAAGTGACACGTGAAGTCATGGAGGTAGAGGAAAAAAAATATAAAGAGGAGGACACGGACACGAATGTAGGCGTAGAGACCACATCATTGGAAGAAATTGTGTTAATGGAACTGGTAATTCTACCCCAGTCAAGGCTTGTAGGTTATTCTGCGAGCGACATCCTGCTGCGTACACGTTACGGCATCAACCTTCTGGCGGTTTCACGCCAAGGAAGGCGCTCGATGGCTCGGTTGCGCTCTCTTACCCTCAAGCCGGGTGATCTGTTGCTGGTGCAGGGATCACCCGAGGCGCTGGCTGAATTCGCAACCAATTCCGGGTGTGTCCCGCTTGCCGAGCGGGAGTTGCACATTCCCGACAGACACAAGGCAATAATTGCCGGCCTTATTATGGCAACGGCCGTCGGTTGTGCGGCAGTCGGTTTACTACCGGCGGCGATTTCATTTGCCGCCGGCGTACTGGCATCCATGGCACTGCGCACGATGGCACCGCGTGCGGTCTACGAGGCTATCGACTGGCCAGTGATCGTACTGCTGGCGGCACTGATCCCTGTAGCCGGAGCAATGGAAACCACCGGCACGGCGGATCTTGTTGCACGTTTTCTGATTGAGAGCGTTGCCCATGGGCATGCAGTCTTAGTGTTGGTGCTTATCCTTGTTGTCACCATGACCTTGTCAGATTTAATAAACAACGCCGCCACAGCAGCCGTTATGTGTCCGATTGCCATCGGTACGGCCAATGCTCTGGGTATGAATGCAGACTCGTTTCTGATGGCAGTTGCGATCGGCGCATCATGTGCCTTTCTTACTCCAATCGGACATCAGAACAATACCCTGATCCTGGGACCGGGAGGATTCCGCTTTGGTGACTACTGGCCCCTCGGACTACCAATGGAAATTCTGGTAGTGGCGGTAAGTATCCCAATGTTGCTCCTCATATGGCCGTTGTAA
- a CDS encoding YbhB/YbcL family Raf kinase inhibitor-like protein: protein MKLELKSTAFEEGGMIPKKYTCDGQDISPPLSWSPVPDGTKSIALICDDPDAPMGTWVHWVIFNIPADIRELPENVPPQKVLKTGAKQGTNDFKKIGYGGPCPPSGIHRYYFKLYALDTEINLDAGITKKDLLRAIEGHILAENQLMGRYKR, encoded by the coding sequence ATGAAACTCGAACTAAAAAGCACTGCCTTTGAAGAAGGAGGTATGATACCCAAAAAATATACGTGTGATGGTCAGGATATTTCCCCACCGTTGTCATGGTCCCCAGTTCCGGATGGAACAAAGAGCATTGCCCTTATTTGTGACGATCCGGACGCTCCCATGGGAACATGGGTTCACTGGGTTATTTTTAACATACCGGCGGACATCCGGGAACTGCCGGAAAATGTACCACCTCAAAAGGTCCTCAAAACCGGTGCAAAACAGGGTACGAACGATTTTAAGAAAATCGGCTATGGAGGACCCTGTCCGCCAAGCGGTATACACAGGTATTATTTCAAACTGTATGCCTTAGATACAGAAATCAACCTCGATGCCGGAATTACAAAAAAAGACTTACTCAGAGCAATAGAAGGACATATCCTTGCGGAAAACCAATTAATGGGAAGATATAAGAGGTAA